The Inediibacterium massiliense genome includes the window TTATTTAAAACAGATTTTATCTTTAGATGATATAAAAAGAATATTTAAAGTAGTGTTAAAGGATATGTCTACTACAGAAGATGATGTAATTGCTTTAGAGGATATTTATTCTATTTTCATAGATCTTAAAAATGATGAGTTTAGAGGAATTAATGATACGTTATCTAGAAATTTAGATGCTATTTTAGAAAAAACCAAAAATATTAACAGTCAAAATCCTCAAGAAAAAGAAAAAGACCAAGAAATGGCAGAATTATTTTTAGTAGTAATTATGTTAGTAGCACAAGCTCATGCACAAAAAAGGTTGGCAGAAAAAATTATTGATACTTACTTTAAAGAAGATGAGTAGAAAAGCTCAAAAAATTTCAGTTGAATGTTGACAAATTTACTTGGGTATAATATACTTAAAACAGAATTCATAGTAAATTACTTGGGATTCCGAAGGAGTGATAGAATGAAGCTATCTACCAAGGGAAGGTATGGAGTAAAAGCTATGTTTGAATTAGCATTAACCTTTGGGGAAGGACCTATAGCTTTAAATAGCATTGCAGAAAAACAAAATATTTCTGTTCATTATCTAGAACAGCTCTTTGCTAGTCTTAGGAAAGCAGGACTTGTTAAGAGTATAAGGGGGGCACAAGGAGGTTATATGCTCTCTAAAAAACCTGAAGAGATTACTGTTGGGGATATCATAAGAACTTTAGAAGGACCCGTAGCTCCCTCAGAATGTGTTATAGAGGATGAAAAAACAGAATGTTATAAAGCGGATTATTGTGTAACAAGAACTATATGGGAAAGAATAAGAGACAGTATTAATGAAGTGGTAGATAATATTACACTTCAAGATATGATTAATGATTACAAAAAAATCAATAAAGATGCTTATATGTATTATATATAAACTTGCAGGGAGATGATGGAATGAATAAAAGAGTGTATCTTGATTATTCTGCAACAACACCAGTCAAAAAAGAAGTTTTAGATGCCATGTATCCATATTTTACTGAAGAATTTGGAAATGCTTCAAGTATATATTCTTATGGAAGAGAAGCAAAAAAAGCAATAGATTTAGGAAGAAAAAATGTGGCTAATTTAATTGGTGCTCAAGCAGATGAAATATATTTTACAGCTGGAGGATCTGAAGCAGACAACTGGGCTATTAAAGGAATTGCTTATGCAAATAAGCAAAAAGGAAATCATATTATTACTACAAAAATAGAACATCATGCAGTACTCCATGTTTGTGAATACTTAGAAAAAGATGGTTTTGAAGTTACTTATCTAGATGTAGATGAGGATGGTTTAATTAATATAGAAGATTTTAAAAATGCTATTACAGATCAAACCATACTTATTTCTATCATGTTTGCAAATAATGAAATAGGAACTATAGAGCCTATCGAAGAAATAGGAAAAATTGCAAAAGAAAAGAAAATATATTTTCATACTGATGCTGTTCAGGCTTTGGGAAATGTAGAGATTGATGTGAAAAAATTAAATATTGATTTAATGTCTATGTCTGCTCATAAAATTTATGGTCCAAAGGGAATAGGAGCTTTATATATTAAAAAAGGAGTAAAGATACATTCTTTTATTCATGGTGGAGCACAAGAAAAAAGAAGAAGAGCAGGAACTGAAAATACTCCAGGAATCGTAGGATTTGGAAAAGCCTGTGAAATAGCTTTAGAGAATATGGACAATCATATTGAAAAATTAATAAAATTAAGAGATAGATTAATAAATGGAGTTATAGAAAAAATAGATTATGTAAGAGTGAATGGACATAGAGAAAAAAGATTACCAGGAAATGCAAATATAGTATTTGAATTTATTGAAGGAGAATCCCTTTTATTAAGCTTAGATTTAGTTGGAATTGCAGGTTCAAGCGGTTCTGCTTGTACATCAGGTTCATTAGACCCATCTCATGTTTTAATGGCTATTGGACTTCCTCATGAGATTGCTCATGGATCATTAAGACTTACTATTGGTGATTTTACTACAGAAGAAGATATAGATTATGTGCTTGAGGAACTTCCTAAAATTGTAGATCGACTAAGACAAATGTCACCACTATATGAAAATGTACAAGGGGGTCAAAAATAATGTATACAGAAAAAGTAATGGATCATTTTACAAATCCAAGAAATGTTGGAGAAATAGAAAATGCAGATGGAGTAGGACAAGTAGGAAATGCAAAATGTGGAGATATCATGAAAATCTATTTAAAAGTAGAAAATGATATCATTGAAGATGTAAAGTTTAAGACTTTTGGATGTGGATCTGCTATTGCATCTTCTAGTATTGCAACAGAAATGATCAAAGGAAAATCTATACAAGATGCAATTAAGCTTACAAACAAAGCTGTAGTAGAAGCACTAGAAGGACTTCCACCACAAAAAATTCATTGTTCTGTATTAGCAGAACAAGCCATCAAATCAGCGTTGTATGATTATGCACAAAAGCACAATATTCAATTAGATGGATTAGAAGATTTTGATCCTAATGAAGATCATCATCATGATGAGGAAGCAGAATAAGCCCAGGAATTCCTGGGCTTATTCTTTGAAGACAAGTTTGAAACAAAGTTATAAACAACGTCACTAATTTTCAAATTTGGAAAATATATAGAAACAATCGAAAATAGCATTACAAACTCGCTTGCGCTCAAACAGTGTAATGCTAATCATTTTCTCACTTATTCTATATTTTCACAAATTCTCAATAATTGTTCCTTATGTTTAGACTTTGTTTTTATATAATTTATTAACGATTTGAATACATAATTATATATATATTATAGAAAAATAAATAATAAAAGCAGGTGATCAAGTGACTTTATTAGATAAGAAAAAAGTAGTAGTAGGAATGAGTGGTGGTGTAGATAGTTCAGTAGCTGCTTATGTTTTGCAAAAACAAGGATATGAAGTGATTGGAGTAACCATGCAGGTTTGGCCAGATATGGAGGAAGAAGAAGTAGAAAGAGTAGGAGGCTGCTGTGGGCTATCTGCTGTAGATGATGCAAGAAGAGTAGCAGATAAATTGGGAATTCCCTTTTATGTTATGAATTTTAAAGAAATTTTTGAAAAAAAAGTAATTGACTATTTTGTAGATGAATATGTAAAGGGGAGAACTCCTAATCCTTGTATTGCCTGTAATAAATTTATGAAGTTTGAAGAGCTCTTAAGACGAGCTCATAATTTAGGAGCTTATTATGTAGCTACAGGACATTATGCTAAAATTTCATATGAAAATAATGAGTATAAAATCAAAAGATCTAATGCAGTAGCTAAAGATCAAACTTATGCTTTATACAATTTTACACAAGAACAGTTAAAGCATACACTAATGCCCTTAGGGGAGTTTTCATCAAAGGATGAAGTGAGAAAAATTGCAGCAGAGCTCGGACTGGAGACAGCTGCAAAACCAGATAGTCAAGAAATTTGTTTTGTAAAAGATAATGACTATGGAAATTTTATTTCAAAAAGAAAACCAAACAAAATTGTTCCGGGAAATTTTGTTGATAAAGATGGAAATATATTAGGAAAACATCATGGAATTATTTATTATACTATAGGTCAAAGAAAAGGTTTAGGAATTGCTTTAGGGAAACCTATGTATGTAGTAGATATTATTCCAAAGAAAAATCAAGTTGTATTAGGAGAAAATGAAGAAGTTTTTGGGAAAGAACTTTTAGTAGAAGATGTTAATTTTATTGTACCTAGTCAAATAAGCCCCAAAATGAATATAAAAGCACAAATAAGATACAATGCAAAGCCTTCAGAAGCTACTTTATATGTGGAAGAAAATAATCAAGTACGTATTATATTTGAAAAACCTCAAAGAGCGATTACACCTGGACAAGCAGCTGTATTTTATAATGGAGATGAACTCTTAGGAGGAGGAACAATTGTAAGAAAAGTAATATAATTGAAATGCACTTTTGAGTGCATTTTTTTTATTTATAAGTGGAATCATAAAAATATAGCAATTAAATGTGTGGTGAGATAAGATGCTTAAAAGAGGAAGTGAATGTATAGGATTACCAGTACTATGTTTAGAAGAAGGCTGTAGAGTTACTACTGTAAAAGATGTTCTTTATTGTAATCAAAATTTTCATATTTTTTCTTTTCTAGTTCAAGAAGGTGGCTATTTTTATGAGCCTAAAATGATATTTTTTAAAGATATTTTAGAAATTCATGAAAATAGTATTAAGATTCAAAGTCAAAAAAATATTCATACCATCAAAAGGAAGATAGAAAAGGTAGATTCTATTCAAAGTATTATAGGATTAGATATTAGGACCAGTGATGATAATACAATAGGAATGGTACAAGATGTTATGATAGAAACAGAGACTGGAAGAATAGTAAATTTAGTTTTAGCAGAAAGTTTGTTTGATGATTTAATGGAAGGAAGACCCTATTTGCCAGTCACAAATATTTTTGATATTCATGAAAAATCTATTAGGTTACCTCAAAATATGATTCACTCTATTCTTTATGATACAGGAGGCATCAAAAAAAAATTTTCTCTAGAATGATCAAAGAAAGGAGTGTCCCAAATGAAAAACAGATTTTTTTCAGGGATGATTGCAGGAAGTATGCTTGGAATGACTACTGGAGTATATGCATATAAAAAAATGAGTCCTAGACAAAGAAGAATGATTATGAAGAGAGGTAGAAAATTAATAAAGAATGCATCTAATGTAATAGATATGGTTCAATCTATGAGCATTTTAAGATGACTTTACAAAAAGCAGCTAATTCTAGCTGCTTTTTACAAAGTCAGATTGAATATGAGTATGAGGAGGAAAAGAATGAGTAAACCTGTATATTATCTTTTTTATATTTTAAATATAGGAATTCGTTTATTTCTTGTTTTGTTATTAGGGTTTTGTATTTATTATTTAATTCATATTGGAAATCAATATATTGATGTACATAAAAGACTGAAAATGAAAAAAAAATATTTTTTTTATTTATGGATTGGTATGATTGGTTTTTTATTCATTCTTTTAATTTATCATTTTAGAAGTATTTTATGGAAATTAGTGATTCCTATTCTTTGGGCTATTGTATTTTCTTACTTATTAAATCCCATCGTAACACAAATTGATAAAAAAGGAATAAAAAGAGTTTGGAGTGTAACCATTGTGTATTTGTCTATTATTATGATTATTTTTCTCATATCGTTTATAGTAACTCCTGCTATGATGAAAGAGACGAAAAAATTAGTAGAATTATTTCCTCAATATACAAAAGAAACAAATCAATTTTTAAATGATTTATATATAAAAATTGAAAAATTAGATCATTTTTCTCCTGAACTAAGATTTATGAAGGATAGTGTTGAAGAAAATTTGTATAAAATACAAAACATTTTTACAAAAGGTATGAAAAATATCACATTGGGTATATTTAATATATTTTCTAAAATAGTTACGATTGTGTTAATTCCTATATTTTCTTTTTATTTTTTAAAGGACATAGAATATTTTAAAAAGAAAATCATGTTTTGTATACCTAAAAGTTGTAGATGTGAATGTATTAGAATTTTTAGAGATATTCACTTATTATTAAATAAATTCATCAGAGGACAATTTATTGTAGCGTTTTTAGTAGGCATATTAAGTGTGATAGCTTTATTATTTATTCAAGTAGATTTTGCTTTTTTAATAGGTATGATTGCAGGAATTTCAAATATTATTCCTTACTTTGGACCTATCATAGGTGCTGTTCCAGGAGTATTTATTGCTTTATTAGATAGTCCTATAAAGGCTTTATGGGTGATTTTAGCTTTTACGATTATACAACAAATAGAAAGTGCGATTATTACTCCTAAAATAGTAGGAGAAAGTGTAGGACTTCATCCTATTACAGTGATATTGTCTTTATTATTAGGAGGTGAATGGTTTGGTTTAATAGGTCTTTTATTTGCTGTTCCAATTGCTGCAATTATAAAGATTGTTTCAGGACATATAATGGATTGGATGGTCAAAGGATAAGACATATAAAGAATTGACAAGAAGTATGAATTTTTATATAATCAATTCAAGTTCATATGATAAGTACGATGATGAAGAGGAGTACATCGATCTTTAATCTATAGAGAAGAAATCCATAGGCTGAGAGATTTCTGATTAGGATCTTTAGAAGCAGCTTCA containing:
- the nifU gene encoding Fe-S cluster assembly scaffold protein NifU → MMYTEKVMDHFTNPRNVGEIENADGVGQVGNAKCGDIMKIYLKVENDIIEDVKFKTFGCGSAIASSSIATEMIKGKSIQDAIKLTNKAVVEALEGLPPQKIHCSVLAEQAIKSALYDYAQKHNIQLDGLEDFDPNEDHHHDEEAE
- a CDS encoding PRC-barrel domain-containing protein yields the protein MLKRGSECIGLPVLCLEEGCRVTTVKDVLYCNQNFHIFSFLVQEGGYFYEPKMIFFKDILEIHENSIKIQSQKNIHTIKRKIEKVDSIQSIIGLDIRTSDDNTIGMVQDVMIETETGRIVNLVLAESLFDDLMEGRPYLPVTNIFDIHEKSIRLPQNMIHSILYDTGGIKKKFSLE
- a CDS encoding DUF1836 domain-containing protein — translated: MIHKDEILKLVEELSFSDEIKLSDIPDLHLYIGQVQNFLTDKLSHLKRSKKDKILTTTMINNYTKDNLLMKPTKSKQYTKEHIILMILLYYLKQILSLDDIKRIFKVVLKDMSTTEDDVIALEDIYSIFIDLKNDEFRGINDTLSRNLDAILEKTKNINSQNPQEKEKDQEMAELFLVVIMLVAQAHAQKRLAEKIIDTYFKEDE
- the nifS gene encoding cysteine desulfurase NifS codes for the protein MNKRVYLDYSATTPVKKEVLDAMYPYFTEEFGNASSIYSYGREAKKAIDLGRKNVANLIGAQADEIYFTAGGSEADNWAIKGIAYANKQKGNHIITTKIEHHAVLHVCEYLEKDGFEVTYLDVDEDGLINIEDFKNAITDQTILISIMFANNEIGTIEPIEEIGKIAKEKKIYFHTDAVQALGNVEIDVKKLNIDLMSMSAHKIYGPKGIGALYIKKGVKIHSFIHGGAQEKRRRAGTENTPGIVGFGKACEIALENMDNHIEKLIKLRDRLINGVIEKIDYVRVNGHREKRLPGNANIVFEFIEGESLLLSLDLVGIAGSSGSACTSGSLDPSHVLMAIGLPHEIAHGSLRLTIGDFTTEEDIDYVLEELPKIVDRLRQMSPLYENVQGGQK
- a CDS encoding RrF2 family transcriptional regulator; amino-acid sequence: MKLSTKGRYGVKAMFELALTFGEGPIALNSIAEKQNISVHYLEQLFASLRKAGLVKSIRGAQGGYMLSKKPEEITVGDIIRTLEGPVAPSECVIEDEKTECYKADYCVTRTIWERIRDSINEVVDNITLQDMINDYKKINKDAYMYYI
- a CDS encoding AI-2E family transporter produces the protein MSKPVYYLFYILNIGIRLFLVLLLGFCIYYLIHIGNQYIDVHKRLKMKKKYFFYLWIGMIGFLFILLIYHFRSILWKLVIPILWAIVFSYLLNPIVTQIDKKGIKRVWSVTIVYLSIIMIIFLISFIVTPAMMKETKKLVELFPQYTKETNQFLNDLYIKIEKLDHFSPELRFMKDSVEENLYKIQNIFTKGMKNITLGIFNIFSKIVTIVLIPIFSFYFLKDIEYFKKKIMFCIPKSCRCECIRIFRDIHLLLNKFIRGQFIVAFLVGILSVIALLFIQVDFAFLIGMIAGISNIIPYFGPIIGAVPGVFIALLDSPIKALWVILAFTIIQQIESAIITPKIVGESVGLHPITVILSLLLGGEWFGLIGLLFAVPIAAIIKIVSGHIMDWMVKG
- the mnmA gene encoding tRNA 2-thiouridine(34) synthase MnmA, which gives rise to MTLLDKKKVVVGMSGGVDSSVAAYVLQKQGYEVIGVTMQVWPDMEEEEVERVGGCCGLSAVDDARRVADKLGIPFYVMNFKEIFEKKVIDYFVDEYVKGRTPNPCIACNKFMKFEELLRRAHNLGAYYVATGHYAKISYENNEYKIKRSNAVAKDQTYALYNFTQEQLKHTLMPLGEFSSKDEVRKIAAELGLETAAKPDSQEICFVKDNDYGNFISKRKPNKIVPGNFVDKDGNILGKHHGIIYYTIGQRKGLGIALGKPMYVVDIIPKKNQVVLGENEEVFGKELLVEDVNFIVPSQISPKMNIKAQIRYNAKPSEATLYVEENNQVRIIFEKPQRAITPGQAAVFYNGDELLGGGTIVRKVI